In candidate division WOR-3 bacterium, a genomic segment contains:
- a CDS encoding indolepyruvate oxidoreductase subunit beta — protein MHRKKINGTRNIVICGVGGQGIILASDVLCHAAFLSGYDVKKSEVHGMAQRGGSVITHVRFGKDVHSPLIEQGTCHYMLAFEKLEALRYTDYLGRDGHIIVDDREIAPMSVLVGDAKYPADIEQKLQKFGAVHLIDATNIAIDLGNLRVVNIILLGVLSNFLDLEDRYWQDAIKQNVKERFAELNVNAFNRGRELTG, from the coding sequence ATGCATAGAAAAAAAATCAACGGAACCAGGAATATCGTTATATGCGGGGTAGGTGGTCAGGGTATCATTCTGGCTTCGGATGTATTATGTCACGCGGCTTTCCTGTCCGGGTATGATGTTAAGAAAAGTGAGGTACATGGTATGGCACAGCGTGGCGGGAGCGTCATTACCCATGTCCGCTTCGGTAAAGATGTGCACTCACCGCTCATTGAGCAGGGCACTTGCCATTATATGCTGGCTTTTGAGAAGCTGGAAGCGCTGCGTTATACTGACTACCTTGGCAGAGACGGTCATATCATTGTAGATGATCGGGAGATAGCGCCGATGAGCGTTCTGGTTGGCGATGCTAAATACCCGGCTGACATCGAACAAAAATTGCAGAAATTTGGCGCAGTGCATCTTATTGATGCCACGAACATTGCCATTGACTTGGGTAATCTTCGTGTTGTCAACATAATACTACTGGGCGTGCTTTCAAATTTCCTGGATCTCGAAGATAGATACTGGCAGGATGCTATAAAGCAGAATGTCAAGGAACGATTCGCAGAATTGAACGTCAATGCTTTTAACCGCGGCCGAGAGCTCACCGGTTGA
- a CDS encoding GNAT family N-acetyltransferase, with the protein MQHTEIEFLLLDKNNASAVKECAKLMSTSEPWITLRRTFGDVIKIIEDDTSEVHLMKLQNKMIGFAIIKMRGAFVGYIQSVVIEPRYRGKGIGEWFIGYLERRILSEQPNIFICVSSFNRDAKRLYERLGYETIGELKDYIVRGYSEILMRKTVSPFSEFHPGRK; encoded by the coding sequence ATGCAGCACACTGAGATTGAATTCCTTTTACTGGATAAAAATAACGCGAGCGCGGTCAAAGAATGCGCCAAATTGATGTCTACATCCGAGCCGTGGATCACTCTAAGGCGTACCTTCGGTGATGTAATCAAAATTATCGAGGATGATACAAGCGAAGTGCATTTGATGAAGCTTCAAAACAAGATGATCGGTTTTGCGATCATAAAAATGCGCGGTGCGTTCGTCGGCTATATCCAGAGCGTTGTCATAGAACCCCGATACAGGGGAAAGGGAATAGGAGAATGGTTCATAGGGTATCTCGAGAGGCGGATTCTGTCCGAACAGCCGAACATATTCATTTGTGTATCATCATTCAATCGCGATGCAAAGAGGCTGTATGAGAGATTAGGATATGAGACGATCGGTGAACTCAAAGACTATATTGTACGTGGTTACTCTGAGATATTAATGAGAAAAACGGTTTCGCCGTTCAGTGAATTTCATCCCGGACGTAAGTGA
- a CDS encoding sugar phosphate isomerase/epimerase yields the protein MISIGTTFNYAIPLRDQLPLIKKAGFTHISLGAKLEHSNYLESEGKKIIRTMVESHGLAVCSIHTPFGKDLDISSPDKGISDRTVEIYRRCIESAQFLSAGIVIFHPTAYLSSDRIDKRKDVLVANVGKLLDHTGQGSVKLAVENDSYEPTNDVLSHSLNEIADSRYGFCYDASHDNLVERPLALLKHYGHRLVTTHISDNRGRKDDHMLPFEGFYDWDGFCKVFTRVCFDGVFLLEVEMRESAFESPVEFIIEAFRRGEKLRKACGK from the coding sequence GTGATCTCGATAGGTACTACATTCAACTACGCCATTCCCTTAAGAGACCAGTTGCCGCTGATAAAAAAGGCGGGGTTCACCCATATCTCACTGGGTGCAAAACTAGAGCATTCTAACTACCTGGAAAGCGAGGGGAAGAAAATCATCAGGACGATGGTCGAGAGCCACGGCCTTGCGGTTTGTTCGATCCATACGCCTTTTGGCAAAGACCTAGATATATCTTCACCGGATAAAGGTATTTCGGACCGTACTGTCGAGATATACCGAAGGTGTATCGAGTCCGCCCAATTCCTCTCGGCAGGCATTGTCATATTCCATCCGACGGCTTATTTGAGTTCTGATCGTATCGATAAGCGTAAAGACGTTTTGGTGGCAAACGTAGGAAAATTGCTCGATCATACCGGACAAGGATCCGTGAAATTGGCGGTCGAAAACGATAGCTACGAGCCGACGAACGATGTGTTGAGCCATTCATTGAACGAGATCGCGGATTCCAGGTATGGATTTTGTTATGATGCATCGCACGACAATCTTGTGGAACGGCCCCTGGCACTCTTGAAACACTACGGCCACCGGCTTGTGACCACACATATTTCGGATAATCGCGGAAGAAAGGATGACCACATGCTGCCCTTTGAAGGGTTCTATGACTGGGATGGATTCTGCAAGGTTTTCACGCGGGTCTGTTTTGACGGAGTCTTCTTGCTTGAGGTGGAAATGAGGGAGTCAGCCTTCGAATCGCCGGTGGAATTTATCATTGAAGCATTCAGACGGGGAGAGAAACTAAGAAAGGCTTGCGGGAAGTGA
- a CDS encoding right-handed parallel beta-helix repeat-containing protein — translation MKLIVCTYVIITAQVFAVTNVGGVIATNTVWGPTGNPPDTIYNLIDDIFVLDTVTLTIQPGVRVQASNWHCIQIYGRIIACGTLQDSILFTSNQQTPSTGDWYGIWFFTPGVDSSHLEYCIIEYAQYGIDRGQVFAIENSLLRYCNEGLSQIKGGLIDSNEITNNTAAGITIGMVDNVLPVIGNNAISNNPCGVYVDYGPMPCYIVSNHFSENGIGIEIWGSLFDITEDMTWNPAVGGVDCVLHSGLTIAASGKLTITAGNTFKMHGPLIAVNGQLIACGTADSMITFTSSQPIPNPGDWDGIWFSSSATDSSKIDHCIIEYGRGVTTSSATPMRISHSIVRYNQIDGIFCNGNITVDSCQISDNVAGISYGNSYMLESEAYFGANTITDNDYGIHMGGYPTKLPIFHTPNQFANNTHDIYIEGNVLVQDEYVWNPAVGGVDCEIFGDIIIDSTGIFTINPGNTFKIFFSMLVHGQLIACGTEQSKITYTSPLANPAPGSWGAIRFMSGSRTGIMEHCIVEYSSWGIDCYNDSTIIRHSTIRNSNRGITFVNTSGIIEHCHIDSNGWFGILVTSPRSAEEYLYQKSIAGNGEKTLSRTGTVIIKNSIISNNERGIWCYFGGNPQLEFNEIYGNTEWGIYNEDNDYWIYAENNWWGDSTGPRDTSDIDTLYNPNGLGDRVSDHVDYDPWIGFVGCAEKPVVVPLISNVFNVPYPNPFVHTTTLSYELARDQHVKCVVYNALGRAVRTLCDQPYAAGSHRLFWNGRDNPGRVLPAGVYWCCFEADSVNNIQKIIKLE, via the coding sequence GTGAAGCTAATAGTATGTACGTATGTAATCATAACGGCACAAGTATTTGCCGTCACCAATGTAGGCGGCGTCATCGCCACCAATACAGTCTGGGGGCCTACTGGTAACCCACCGGATACGATTTATAACTTGATCGACGACATCTTCGTACTCGACACAGTCACTCTGACAATACAGCCGGGTGTAAGAGTACAAGCATCGAATTGGCACTGTATTCAGATTTACGGACGCATTATTGCGTGCGGCACACTACAGGATAGTATTCTTTTCACATCAAATCAGCAGACACCGAGCACTGGCGATTGGTACGGAATATGGTTTTTTACACCGGGCGTTGATTCAAGTCACCTGGAGTATTGTATCATCGAGTATGCCCAATATGGTATAGACCGCGGACAGGTATTCGCCATTGAGAATTCGCTGCTCAGATACTGTAACGAAGGTCTATCGCAGATCAAAGGCGGGTTGATAGACAGTAACGAAATAACGAATAATACCGCAGCGGGAATCACTATTGGTATGGTAGATAACGTTCTGCCTGTGATAGGCAATAATGCCATCAGCAACAATCCATGTGGAGTGTATGTCGATTATGGTCCAATGCCATGTTACATAGTATCGAATCACTTCAGTGAAAACGGCATTGGCATAGAGATCTGGGGATCGTTGTTTGACATCACCGAGGATATGACTTGGAATCCGGCGGTGGGCGGAGTAGATTGCGTGCTCCACTCAGGCCTCACAATAGCAGCATCCGGGAAATTGACGATCACAGCTGGCAACACCTTCAAGATGCACGGACCTTTGATTGCCGTCAACGGACAACTTATCGCCTGCGGTACTGCGGATAGCATGATCACGTTCACCTCGTCCCAACCTATCCCCAATCCGGGAGATTGGGACGGTATATGGTTTTCCAGCTCGGCCACCGATTCGTCCAAGATAGATCACTGCATCATCGAATATGGTCGAGGTGTCACAACATCGTCTGCGACACCGATGCGAATTTCGCACTCGATTGTGAGATATAATCAAATTGACGGTATCTTTTGTAACGGGAACATTACAGTAGACAGCTGCCAGATATCAGATAATGTCGCTGGTATAAGCTATGGCAATTCGTATATGCTAGAATCAGAAGCTTATTTCGGCGCCAACACAATAACTGATAACGATTATGGCATACACATGGGCGGTTACCCGACCAAATTGCCCATATTCCATACGCCAAACCAATTCGCAAACAACACGCATGACATCTATATCGAGGGCAACGTTCTTGTCCAAGATGAATATGTTTGGAATCCGGCAGTGGGCGGTGTCGACTGCGAGATCTTTGGGGATATTATCATTGATAGTACAGGCATTTTTACAATCAATCCAGGTAATACGTTCAAAATATTTTTTTCGATGTTGGTGCATGGACAACTTATCGCCTGCGGCACCGAACAATCGAAAATCACCTACACATCGCCCCTAGCAAACCCCGCACCAGGTAGCTGGGGCGCAATACGCTTCATGTCTGGATCACGTACTGGCATCATGGAACATTGCATTGTCGAATACTCGAGTTGGGGCATTGATTGCTATAACGATTCAACGATAATCAGACATAGCACGATAAGAAATTCCAATCGTGGAATCACTTTCGTTAACACGTCGGGCATCATTGAACACTGCCACATCGACAGCAACGGATGGTTCGGCATTCTCGTCACATCACCACGCAGTGCCGAAGAATACCTCTATCAGAAATCAATCGCAGGGAATGGCGAAAAGACACTCTCGCGCACTGGCACCGTCATTATTAAGAATAGTATTATATCCAACAACGAGCGAGGAATCTGGTGCTATTTTGGCGGCAATCCTCAATTGGAATTCAATGAAATTTACGGAAACACTGAATGGGGTATTTACAACGAAGACAACGACTACTGGATTTACGCTGAAAATAATTGGTGGGGCGATTCGACCGGTCCACGTGATACATCAGATATCGATACCCTCTATAATCCGAACGGCCTCGGTGACAGGGTGAGCGACCACGTTGATTATGACCCGTGGATTGGTTTCGTAGGATGCGCGGAAAAGCCGGTCGTAGTACCATTGATCAGTAACGTATTCAATGTCCCGTATCCAAACCCATTTGTCCACACAACGACATTATCCTATGAACTCGCTCGTGATCAGCACGTGAAGTGTGTAGTCTATAACGCTCTGGGCCGGGCTGTGCGTACTCTATGCGATCAGCCGTATGCCGCAGGATCCCACCGTTTATTTTGGAACGGTAGAGACAATCCGGGCAGGGTGTTACCCGCCGGTGTTTACTGGTGCTGTTTCGAGGCAGATTCAGTAAATAATATCCAAAAGATTATTAAACTGGAATAA
- a CDS encoding GNAT family N-acetyltransferase codes for MIVKRMSVGDEAIAKLAIQKLKNEAPMHLRVRLDTEYLREFLSCERNYFLVTLIGEQPVGFILVYRLMRVDRDQDVMLFYEIVVDVKNRNHGVGKLLIKELKNICREEKIMKMWVLTNRSNLAAVGLYKETGGIEDESGDEVSFTYLPDYE; via the coding sequence ATGATAGTAAAGAGAATGAGCGTTGGCGACGAAGCGATTGCCAAACTTGCCATCCAGAAGTTGAAGAATGAAGCACCGATGCACTTACGGGTGCGTCTCGATACTGAATACCTGCGCGAATTCTTGTCATGCGAGAGGAATTACTTCCTGGTGACGTTGATTGGTGAACAGCCTGTGGGTTTCATTCTGGTATACCGCTTGATGAGGGTGGATAGGGACCAGGATGTGATGTTGTTCTATGAGATCGTTGTCGATGTAAAAAATAGAAATCATGGAGTTGGCAAACTTCTGATCAAAGAATTGAAGAATATCTGCCGTGAGGAAAAGATAATGAAGATGTGGGTGCTGACGAACAGATCAAATCTGGCGGCTGTGGGATTGTATAAGGAAACCGGTGGCATTGAGGATGAAAGTGGCGACGAGGTATCCTTCACCTATTTGCCTGATTACGAGTAG
- the buk gene encoding butyrate kinase gives MAFNILAINPGAGSTRVALFADERAIFEENLRHDPGELLRFPKIIDQYEFRKDKILQLLESEEADLKSLHAVVGRGGPFKPLTSGTYVVNEKLIQDIKSGNYQSEHPSLLGAVIAKEIADALKIKAYFVDPVSVDEFWELSRFSGLKEIRRKALSHALNVRMVAKKTAVALKKPYRECSFIIIHLGTGITVAAHLRGQQVDSSNANEDGPFSPQRTGALPTIPLVKLCLSSGCQYDDLKKRLNREGGLLSYLGTDDIQEIEQRITKGDKEAESVYNAMVYQVAKEVGAYAVVLKGEIDAIIITGGIANSEKFVSQLKDWISFLCPKFFVYPGEGEMEALALGVLRVLRKEEQANDYT, from the coding sequence ATGGCTTTCAACATCCTTGCGATCAATCCGGGCGCAGGCTCTACACGCGTGGCGCTATTCGCCGACGAAAGAGCGATCTTCGAGGAAAACCTAAGACATGACCCGGGCGAATTGCTGAGATTTCCCAAGATAATAGACCAGTACGAGTTCCGTAAGGATAAGATATTGCAGCTGCTGGAATCTGAAGAGGCGGATCTGAAATCGCTGCATGCCGTCGTTGGTCGTGGAGGTCCTTTCAAACCTTTGACCAGCGGCACGTACGTTGTGAATGAGAAACTGATCCAGGATATAAAATCGGGCAATTATCAATCCGAACATCCGTCATTACTGGGGGCGGTGATCGCAAAGGAGATAGCGGATGCGCTCAAGATCAAGGCATACTTCGTCGACCCCGTGTCGGTGGACGAATTCTGGGAACTGTCGAGATTCTCCGGTTTGAAGGAAATAAGGCGTAAGGCACTGAGTCATGCATTGAATGTTCGCATGGTAGCAAAAAAAACCGCCGTTGCGTTGAAGAAACCATACAGAGAATGTAGTTTTATTATTATCCATTTGGGAACTGGCATCACCGTGGCCGCTCACCTCAGGGGACAGCAGGTTGACTCGTCCAATGCGAACGAAGACGGACCCTTTTCACCGCAGCGAACCGGTGCTTTGCCGACAATACCTTTGGTGAAATTATGCTTGAGTTCAGGATGCCAGTACGATGATCTGAAGAAGAGGTTGAACCGTGAGGGAGGATTGTTATCTTATCTGGGCACGGATGATATACAGGAAATCGAGCAGCGGATCACTAAGGGTGATAAGGAAGCCGAATCCGTATACAATGCCATGGTCTATCAGGTAGCCAAGGAAGTTGGTGCATACGCCGTCGTGCTGAAAGGGGAAATTGATGCCATCATCATTACCGGCGGGATCGCGAACTCGGAGAAATTCGTATCGCAACTGAAGGATTGGATATCATTTCTGTGCCCGAAATTCTTCGTGTATCCGGGTGAAGGGGAGATGGAGGCATTGGCCCTCGGGGTATTAAGGGTCTTGCGAAAAGAAGAACAAGCTAACGATTACACCTGA
- a CDS encoding NAD+ synthase, with translation MWKDIVQQIVDWLKGQLEESGTQGFVLGLSGGLDSSVCAALVRKTTNNCLGLILPIESDVKDLDDAADVADVLNTKTQYIDLTTVYSNLLKLMPDGDRLALGNLKARLRMIVLYYHANLHNYLVCGTGNKTEISLGYFTKYGDGACDILPIGDLYKGEVRELARELNIPESIIKKIPSAGLWSGQTDEKEIGFTYEEMDNALRKIEGGKIDDETASKLHEVITKTAHKKEKPKIFHLRR, from the coding sequence ATGTGGAAGGATATTGTTCAACAAATCGTTGACTGGCTAAAAGGCCAACTGGAGGAATCGGGTACGCAAGGCTTTGTGCTTGGTCTGAGCGGCGGGCTGGATTCGTCGGTCTGCGCCGCGCTGGTCAGAAAAACGACGAACAATTGTCTGGGGCTTATCCTCCCGATCGAATCTGACGTCAAAGACCTTGATGATGCCGCCGATGTAGCTGATGTTCTGAATACAAAGACCCAATATATCGATCTGACAACTGTTTACAGCAATCTCTTGAAGTTAATGCCCGACGGCGACCGCCTTGCCCTCGGCAATTTGAAAGCCCGGTTGCGTATGATCGTTCTTTATTACCATGCGAACCTACACAATTACCTTGTCTGCGGAACCGGAAACAAAACCGAAATTTCGCTCGGTTATTTCACCAAATACGGCGACGGCGCATGTGATATTCTGCCCATCGGTGATCTATATAAAGGCGAAGTCAGAGAACTAGCCAGGGAATTGAATATCCCCGAATCGATCATAAAAAAAATCCCGAGCGCTGGTCTCTGGTCTGGACAGACCGATGAAAAAGAGATCGGTTTTACCTATGAAGAAATGGATAACGCACTCAGAAAGATCGAAGGCGGTAAAATCGATGATGAGACCGCCAGTAAATTACATGAAGTCATAACAAAAACGGCACACAAAAAAGAAAAGCCAAAAATCTTCCATTTGAGGAGGTAG
- the iorA gene encoding indolepyruvate ferredoxin oxidoreductase subunit alpha has protein sequence MKSLLSGNEAVARGAWESGCRVATAYPGTPSTEIIENITKYKEINAEWSINEKVALEIAAGASFAGARALVAMKHVGLNVAADPFFTMGYSGVTGGIVVVSADDPGMWSSQNEQDNRHYGRHAKVPILEPSDSNEAKIFTKLGFEISEKFDTPVLLRLTTRICHSSCLVDLEKRKESEIKGYVKDIKKRLVLPAHARALHLMVEERLKKLAAYSEIFPFNKIEWGKMTLGIITSGVAYQYAKEVFPEASILKLSLTHPIPKKLIEKFARKVRKVVVVEEGDPILETEIKAMGRKVTGKDKIPLCGELTPQILRTSFSKKRRSSIKRAEIPARPPVLCPGCPHRGVFYIFNKLKLVATGDIGCYTLGALPPLSAMDTCVCMGASVTNAQGMEKALGGEFSRKLVAVLGDSTFFHSGITGLVNAVYNKGCLNLVILDNFTTAMTGHQPHPGTGRLAGGEQGKRVAPEDIARGCGVEMVRVVNPNDLRAAESALREALDYKGVAVLIFRRPCALLVKPRLPYRIDTEQCNGCRLCLRIGCPAVSLTFPAKREKPLAVIDESLCVGCGLCVQLCQRSAILVTKESDA, from the coding sequence ATGAAATCACTACTGTCGGGTAATGAGGCAGTTGCCCGGGGAGCATGGGAATCAGGATGCAGAGTAGCCACCGCATATCCGGGAACACCTTCGACCGAAATAATTGAGAATATCACTAAATATAAAGAGATAAACGCCGAGTGGTCGATCAACGAAAAAGTCGCCCTTGAAATTGCGGCTGGAGCAAGTTTTGCGGGAGCGCGGGCGCTGGTGGCAATGAAACACGTGGGCCTGAATGTTGCGGCTGATCCTTTCTTCACAATGGGGTATTCAGGCGTGACCGGCGGAATCGTAGTGGTGTCGGCCGACGATCCGGGTATGTGGTCGTCACAGAATGAACAGGATAACCGTCACTACGGCCGTCATGCCAAAGTGCCTATTCTGGAGCCCTCGGATTCCAACGAAGCGAAGATTTTTACGAAACTTGGTTTTGAGATCTCCGAAAAATTCGATACTCCAGTATTGTTGCGTCTCACGACAAGAATATGCCACTCATCATGCCTGGTAGACCTCGAAAAGAGAAAGGAATCAGAAATAAAAGGGTATGTGAAAGATATCAAGAAGCGACTTGTTTTGCCGGCGCATGCGCGTGCTCTGCATTTAATGGTCGAGGAAAGGCTAAAGAAACTTGCCGCGTACAGCGAGATTTTTCCGTTCAACAAAATCGAGTGGGGAAAAATGACGCTCGGTATCATTACGTCGGGCGTCGCGTATCAGTATGCAAAAGAGGTTTTTCCTGAAGCGAGTATCTTGAAGCTGTCCTTGACCCATCCGATCCCCAAAAAGTTGATTGAAAAATTCGCGCGAAAGGTTAGAAAGGTCGTCGTTGTTGAGGAAGGTGATCCTATTCTTGAGACCGAAATCAAAGCGATGGGAAGAAAGGTTACTGGCAAGGATAAGATCCCGTTGTGCGGCGAGCTCACGCCACAGATTCTGAGAACCAGTTTTTCGAAAAAGCGAAGGAGCAGTATCAAGCGAGCGGAAATTCCTGCACGACCGCCTGTTTTATGCCCGGGCTGCCCGCATCGTGGTGTTTTCTACATTTTCAACAAGCTTAAACTTGTGGCAACAGGTGACATCGGATGCTACACGCTCGGTGCTTTGCCGCCACTGAGTGCCATGGATACTTGTGTTTGTATGGGTGCATCGGTCACCAACGCGCAGGGTATGGAGAAGGCATTAGGTGGTGAATTCAGCCGGAAGTTGGTGGCGGTGCTGGGTGATTCGACGTTCTTTCATTCCGGCATCACCGGTCTTGTGAACGCGGTATATAACAAAGGATGTCTGAATCTTGTGATACTCGATAATTTTACCACGGCGATGACTGGACATCAACCCCATCCGGGTACGGGTAGACTGGCCGGGGGCGAGCAGGGAAAACGCGTCGCGCCTGAGGATATTGCCAGGGGATGCGGCGTGGAGATGGTCAGGGTCGTAAATCCCAATGACCTGAGAGCAGCTGAATCAGCGTTGCGCGAGGCGCTCGATTACAAAGGTGTTGCCGTTCTGATCTTCAGAAGGCCCTGTGCTTTACTGGTGAAGCCAAGACTGCCCTACCGGATTGACACGGAACAATGCAATGGGTGCCGGCTCTGTCTGCGTATTGGATGTCCGGCGGTCAGTTTGACCTTTCCTGCGAAGCGTGAGAAACCTCTTGCAGTAATAGATGAGTCACTATGCGTTGGATGCGGCCTGTGCGTGCAACTTTGCCAGCGTAGTGCAATCCTCGTGACGAAAGAATCAGATGCATAG
- the polX gene encoding DNA polymerase/3'-5' exonuclease PolX: protein MKNKELARVFDRIADALEFRGEMVFRVLAYRKAARVLDELVEDVEVLHREGRLDELPGIGAGIAKKIVEYLETGKMKKYAEVTKGIPDSLLNMLDIQNLGPKTLALANKMLKVKTIADLKKVIASGKLAELPQMGEKKVENIRKGIEQYEKGHERLSIAVAERVASEVIAYLKENATIKDISPAGSLRRWKETIGDVDVLVTGKNGAKIVRVFTEYPATERVLAAGDTKGSIMVEGGVQVDLRIVEPKSYGAALQYFTGSKAHNVRCRNIARTKGMKLSEYGLFKGEKIVAGKTEEEVYEKLGLGYIPPELREDRGEIEAALKKKLPRLVELTDIKGDLQMHSVYSDSSATIAQLAETAEQLGYQYILVTDHSRSAKYAHGLEVERLKKQWKEIDRINRKSKKVHVLKGVEVDILKDGRLDYPDSVLKHLDLVVASIHQGFKKNVTERMCSAMENPYVDIIGHPTGRLISSREGYVVDIQKVIEKAVETSTWLELNAFWDRLDLSDANLRVARDMGVMISIGTDAHDTQGLLWMKFGVANARRGWLEPRNVVNTFTLKKLLASRKLHGK from the coding sequence GTGAAGAATAAAGAATTGGCGCGTGTTTTTGACCGCATTGCAGATGCATTGGAATTTAGGGGTGAGATGGTTTTTCGAGTTCTTGCCTACCGCAAGGCAGCACGGGTGCTGGATGAACTCGTTGAAGATGTTGAGGTCTTGCACCGCGAAGGTAGACTCGATGAGCTTCCAGGTATCGGTGCTGGGATCGCGAAGAAAATTGTTGAGTATCTCGAGACCGGTAAAATGAAGAAATATGCCGAGGTCACCAAAGGCATTCCTGATTCTTTGCTGAACATGCTCGACATTCAAAATCTCGGGCCCAAAACCCTTGCCCTGGCGAATAAGATGCTGAAAGTGAAGACGATCGCCGACCTGAAAAAAGTGATTGCCAGCGGCAAACTCGCAGAACTTCCGCAGATGGGTGAGAAGAAGGTTGAGAATATAAGAAAGGGTATTGAACAGTATGAGAAGGGGCATGAGCGGCTCTCGATCGCAGTGGCAGAAAGAGTGGCATCCGAGGTCATCGCCTATCTGAAAGAAAATGCTACGATAAAGGATATCTCGCCGGCTGGTTCGCTGCGGCGCTGGAAAGAGACGATCGGTGATGTCGACGTGCTGGTGACCGGCAAGAATGGTGCAAAAATTGTCCGCGTGTTCACTGAATATCCAGCTACCGAGCGCGTGCTGGCAGCAGGTGATACTAAAGGTTCGATCATGGTCGAGGGCGGTGTACAGGTTGATCTCAGGATAGTCGAACCAAAGTCGTACGGTGCAGCTCTTCAATATTTCACCGGCTCCAAAGCACACAATGTCCGATGCCGCAACATCGCAAGAACCAAGGGAATGAAGTTGAGCGAATACGGATTATTCAAAGGTGAGAAAATAGTCGCGGGCAAAACCGAAGAAGAAGTTTATGAAAAACTCGGTCTTGGGTATATCCCGCCGGAATTACGCGAAGACCGGGGCGAGATCGAGGCCGCCCTTAAGAAAAAATTGCCCAGGCTAGTGGAATTGACTGATATCAAAGGCGACCTGCAGATGCACTCAGTATATTCCGACTCTTCCGCAACCATCGCTCAGCTCGCCGAGACAGCTGAACAATTGGGTTATCAATATATTCTAGTCACGGATCACTCGCGGTCGGCAAAATACGCCCATGGTCTTGAGGTCGAGCGCTTGAAGAAACAGTGGAAAGAGATCGATAGGATTAACAGGAAATCAAAAAAGGTGCACGTGCTCAAGGGTGTCGAAGTCGATATCCTGAAAGACGGAAGGCTCGATTACCCGGATAGTGTTCTCAAACATTTGGACCTCGTCGTTGCGTCGATACATCAGGGGTTCAAAAAAAACGTGACCGAAAGAATGTGCTCGGCAATGGAAAACCCGTATGTCGATATTATCGGCCATCCGACCGGAAGGCTCATTTCATCCCGCGAAGGTTATGTCGTGGATATACAGAAAGTCATTGAAAAAGCGGTCGAGACCAGCACCTGGCTGGAGTTGAATGCTTTTTGGGACCGCCTCGACTTGAGCGATGCTAATCTTAGAGTGGCCAGGGATATGGGCGTCATGATATCGATTGGTACTGACGCGCATGATACGCAGGGATTGTTGTGGATGAAGTTCGGAGTCGCGAATGCGCGCCGTGGTTGGCTTGAACCCCGGAATGTAGTCAATACCTTTACCTTGAAGAAGTTGCTAGCTTCGAGAAAACTGCACGGAAAATAA